One genomic window of Luteitalea pratensis includes the following:
- the nuoL gene encoding NADH-quinone oxidoreductase subunit L, with protein MLLFIILAPFIGFLINATLGRRLPKTVSGGVAVAAMLVAFGLSLASAAQIFGAPADGRVIEQAVCTWFTSGDFSVPFTLRLDPLATVMILVVTGIGSLIHIYSTSYMHEESDPEYARYFSYLNLFAAFMLTLVLGANFPIMFVGWEGVGLCSYLLIGFWFTKKSASDAGKKAFVVNRIGDFAFILGMFGAFVTFGTLDFKAIAEQVASMPVELTWGVLSVTTLLFFIGATGKSAQIPLFIWLPDAMEGPTPVSALIHAATMVTAGVYMIGRNAELFAHAPHTMQVVAVIGALTALMAGTIGLVQNDIKRVLAYSTVSQLGYMFLAMGVGAFSAGVFHLYTHAFFKALMFLGSGSVIHAMAGEQDMRKMGGLKKYMPITYWTFVIGAAAIAGVPGLAGFFSKDEILFQAYYTGHTGLWVIGALTGLLTACYMFRLIFMTFHGKERFDAGRAGSPSPAAAHAAHDDHGHGHAHDAHGHGHHGTPHESPWAMALPLVLLAVGSVGAGYVGVPHALGGSNAIETFLHPSFHPASVHGPAVAGTHGSGRDGSPSRPSPADHAPASHDDPAKTHTELTLMGVSTVLAFVGIGLAAFFFLQRPAAADAVASSLAPVYRLLLNKYYVDEIYDAAIVHPLRDGSSSVLWKTVDARIIDGAVNGTGLLVRESAGALRLLQTGSLRVYAASLFTGVLLVLGYFLAR; from the coding sequence ATGCTGCTGTTCATCATCCTTGCCCCGTTCATCGGGTTCCTGATCAACGCGACACTCGGTCGCCGGCTGCCCAAGACCGTCTCGGGCGGTGTGGCGGTGGCCGCGATGCTCGTCGCCTTCGGCCTCTCGCTGGCCTCCGCGGCGCAGATCTTCGGCGCCCCGGCTGATGGCCGGGTGATCGAGCAGGCGGTGTGCACCTGGTTCACGTCGGGCGACTTCTCGGTGCCCTTCACGCTGCGTCTCGATCCGCTCGCGACGGTAATGATCCTCGTGGTCACCGGCATCGGCTCGCTGATCCACATCTATTCGACCAGCTACATGCACGAGGAAAGCGACCCGGAGTACGCGCGCTACTTCTCGTACCTGAACCTGTTTGCGGCGTTCATGCTGACGCTGGTGCTCGGCGCCAACTTCCCGATCATGTTCGTGGGCTGGGAGGGCGTGGGTCTCTGCTCGTACCTGCTGATCGGCTTCTGGTTCACCAAGAAGTCGGCCAGTGATGCCGGCAAGAAGGCGTTCGTCGTCAACCGCATCGGCGACTTCGCGTTCATCCTCGGGATGTTCGGCGCGTTTGTGACCTTCGGCACCCTCGACTTCAAGGCGATCGCCGAGCAGGTCGCGTCGATGCCGGTCGAACTCACCTGGGGCGTGCTGTCGGTGACCACGCTGCTGTTCTTCATCGGCGCCACGGGCAAGTCGGCACAGATTCCGCTCTTCATCTGGCTGCCCGACGCGATGGAAGGCCCGACGCCGGTGTCGGCGCTGATCCACGCCGCGACCATGGTGACCGCCGGCGTGTACATGATCGGACGCAACGCGGAACTGTTCGCGCATGCGCCGCACACGATGCAGGTCGTGGCGGTGATCGGCGCGCTGACGGCGCTGATGGCCGGCACGATCGGCCTCGTGCAGAACGACATCAAGCGCGTGCTCGCGTACTCGACGGTGTCGCAACTCGGGTACATGTTCCTGGCGATGGGCGTCGGCGCCTTCTCGGCCGGCGTGTTCCATCTCTACACGCACGCGTTCTTCAAGGCGCTGATGTTCCTCGGCTCCGGGTCCGTCATTCACGCGATGGCGGGCGAGCAGGACATGCGGAAGATGGGCGGCCTGAAGAAGTACATGCCGATCACCTACTGGACCTTCGTGATCGGGGCCGCGGCGATTGCCGGCGTGCCCGGCCTGGCCGGCTTCTTCAGCAAGGACGAGATCCTGTTCCAGGCCTACTACACCGGCCACACCGGCCTGTGGGTCATCGGGGCGCTGACGGGGCTGTTGACGGCCTGCTACATGTTCCGCCTGATCTTCATGACCTTCCACGGCAAGGAACGGTTTGACGCCGGTAGGGCCGGCTCTCCGAGCCCGGCCGCTGCCCACGCTGCGCACGACGATCATGGACACGGGCACGCCCATGACGCACATGGCCACGGCCATCACGGCACGCCGCACGAGTCCCCCTGGGCGATGGCGCTGCCGCTGGTCCTGCTCGCGGTCGGATCGGTGGGAGCTGGCTACGTCGGCGTGCCGCATGCGCTTGGCGGCAGCAACGCCATCGAGACGTTCCTGCACCCGAGCTTCCACCCGGCCTCGGTGCACGGCCCCGCCGTCGCTGGCACCCATGGGTCAGGTAGGGACGGCTCTCCGAGCCGTCCGTCACCTGCCGACCACGCCCCGGCCAGCCATGACGACCCAGCCAAGACCCACACCGAGTTGACGCTGATGGGGGTCTCCACGGTGCTGGCGTTCGTAGGCATCGGCCTGGCCGCGTTCTTCTTCCTGCAGCGTCCGGCAGCGGCCGATGCGGTGGCGAGCAGCCTGGCGCCGGTGTACCGGCTGCTGCTGAACAAGTACTACGTGGACGAGATCTACGACGCCGCGATCGTGCATCCGCTGCGTGATGGTTCCTCGTCGGTGCTGTGGAAGACGGTGGACGCCCGCATCATCGACGGCGCCGTCAATGGCACGGGTCTCCTGGTACGAGAGTCGGCCGGCGCGTTGCGCCTGCTGCAGACCGGCTCGTTGCGCGTCTACGCGGCATCGCTCTTCACGGGCGTCCTCCTGGTCCTGGGCTACTTCCTCGCGCGATGA
- the nuoK gene encoding NADH-quinone oxidoreductase subunit NuoK, whose protein sequence is MITLNHYLFLSALLFSIGTAGVFLRRNLITLLLSVEIMLNAVNLSFVAMGRFNGSVEGQIITFFVMTVAAAEAAVGLAIIIALFRHRETLSPDAFTSLKW, encoded by the coding sequence ATGATCACGCTCAACCACTACCTGTTCCTCTCCGCCCTGCTCTTCAGCATCGGGACCGCGGGCGTCTTCCTGCGGCGTAACCTGATCACGCTGCTGCTGTCGGTAGAGATCATGCTCAACGCCGTGAACCTCTCGTTCGTGGCGATGGGCCGGTTCAACGGCTCGGTCGAGGGCCAGATCATCACGTTCTTCGTGATGACCGTCGCGGCGGCCGAAGCGGCCGTCGGCCTGGCGATCATCATCGCCCTGTTCCGGCACCGGGAGACGCTGTCACCCGATGCCTTCACCTCCCTCAAGTGGTAG
- a CDS encoding NADH-quinone oxidoreductase subunit J has translation MAPWLFYLFATISIVSSLGVIGQRNPMYSVLLLIGSFISLAGLYIGLDSPFVAVTQIVVYAGAIMVLFLFVVMLLNAPREDVAPGAQLPVPGGVKVYGSLLALSMGTMLVWALSRLGAIPFVEDPQAAARVASVRDIGLMLFRDHAFSFEVTSILILVAMVGAVVLAKKTV, from the coding sequence GTGGCCCCCTGGCTCTTCTACCTGTTTGCCACCATCTCCATCGTCAGTTCGCTGGGCGTGATCGGCCAGCGGAACCCGATGTACAGCGTCCTGCTGCTGATCGGGTCGTTCATCTCGCTGGCGGGCCTGTATATCGGGCTCGATTCGCCGTTCGTCGCGGTGACCCAGATCGTCGTCTACGCCGGCGCGATCATGGTGCTGTTCCTCTTCGTGGTGATGCTGCTCAACGCGCCGCGAGAAGACGTCGCCCCCGGCGCACAGCTGCCGGTGCCTGGCGGCGTGAAGGTGTACGGCTCGTTGCTCGCGCTCAGCATGGGCACGATGCTCGTCTGGGCGCTCAGCCGGCTCGGCGCGATTCCGTTCGTCGAGGACCCACAGGCCGCCGCGCGTGTCGCCTCGGTGCGCGACATCGGCCTCATGCTCTTCCGCGACCACGCGTTCTCGTTCGAGGTCACCTCGATCCTCATCCTCGTCGCCATGGTCGGCGCCGTGGTGCTGGCCAAGAAGACCGTCTGA
- the nuoH gene encoding NADH-quinone oxidoreductase subunit NuoH encodes MPTISFSLVFQLTLIGVVFFALLMSAAVLVYFERKISGWAQQRVGPNRVGPLGLLQPVADIVKLIFKEELRPKAADKLLFYLAPILSATTAFAAFAVIPFGPPTTFFGLLEKPVPLQVADLNVAVLVVFAITSMGIYGIVLAGWASNSKYSLLGGLRSSAQMVSYELAYGMSLASVLVIANSLSLRDIVDAQAGAWWLFHVLPVPKWYVFLAPVGFFIFFVAGIAETNRAPFDFPEAEQELVAGYHTEYSSMSFALFFLAEYVNMVVVSGVAVSLFLGGFYVPGLPDWLGPLWFLGKIAALLFFYIWMRWTLPRYRYDQLMDFGWKRLLPLSIVNLLVTAAGVLYWS; translated from the coding sequence GTGCCGACGATCAGTTTCAGTCTCGTCTTCCAGCTGACGCTCATTGGCGTCGTCTTCTTCGCGCTGCTGATGTCCGCGGCGGTGCTCGTCTACTTCGAGAGGAAGATCTCCGGCTGGGCCCAGCAGCGCGTGGGTCCAAACCGTGTAGGGCCACTCGGTCTCCTCCAGCCCGTCGCCGACATCGTCAAGCTGATCTTCAAGGAGGAGCTGCGGCCGAAGGCAGCCGACAAGTTGCTCTTCTACCTCGCACCGATACTCTCGGCGACCACCGCGTTCGCGGCGTTCGCGGTGATCCCGTTCGGTCCGCCGACGACGTTCTTCGGGCTGCTGGAGAAGCCGGTCCCGCTGCAGGTGGCCGACCTCAACGTCGCGGTGCTGGTGGTGTTTGCCATCACCTCGATGGGCATCTACGGCATCGTTCTCGCCGGCTGGGCATCCAACAGCAAGTACTCTTTGCTCGGCGGTCTGCGCAGCTCGGCGCAGATGGTGAGTTACGAGCTGGCGTACGGGATGTCGCTCGCTTCGGTGCTGGTGATCGCGAATTCGCTGTCACTGCGCGACATCGTCGACGCGCAGGCCGGTGCCTGGTGGCTCTTCCACGTCCTGCCGGTGCCGAAGTGGTACGTGTTCCTCGCGCCCGTCGGCTTCTTCATCTTCTTCGTGGCCGGCATCGCCGAGACCAACCGGGCACCGTTCGACTTTCCCGAGGCGGAGCAGGAACTGGTGGCCGGGTACCACACCGAGTACAGCTCGATGTCGTTCGCGCTGTTCTTCCTGGCTGAGTACGTCAACATGGTGGTCGTCTCCGGCGTGGCGGTGAGCCTCTTCCTCGGTGGCTTCTACGTGCCGGGTCTGCCCGATTGGCTTGGGCCGTTGTGGTTCCTCGGCAAGATCGCGGCCCTGCTGTTCTTCTACATCTGGATGCGGTGGACGCTGCCGCGCTACCGGTACGACCAGCTGATGGACTTCGGCTGGAAGCGGCTGCTGCCGCTCTCGATCGTCAACCTGCTGGTGACTGCGGCCGGCGTTCTCTACTGGAGCTGA
- the nuoF gene encoding NADH-quinone oxidoreductase subunit NuoF gives MFEPVLTKYVNEPGGHTLDFYVQHGGYQALKTALGMTPEAIVDTVKKSGLRGRGGAGFPTGLKWSFVPKDNPKPKYLCVNADESEPGTFKDHVLLERNPHLLFEGCVIACRAIGARTCYIYIRGEFYHLQKQMEAELAKARQAGYVGKNILGSGEDCDIWIHRGAGAYEAGEETALIESLEGKRAQPRLKPPFPAVVGLYGCPTVVNNVETICNVPLIIEKGHEWFAGIGPDKNTGPKLFCVSGHVKKPGVYEAPMDTTLRQLIYDYAGGIRGDRQLKAVIPGGSSTPVLMPDKLDTHLSFDGMVAAGSMLGSAAIIVMDETTSMVWVAKNLTHFYKHESCGKCTPCREGVDWLYKILDKIERGDGEPRDVELLLSVCDNIGGKTLCPFGDAEIAPVLSTIQHFRGEYETYIRTGESPVQSDFRAAEPVSAH, from the coding sequence ATGTTCGAACCGGTCCTCACGAAATACGTCAACGAGCCCGGGGGGCACACGCTGGATTTCTACGTCCAGCACGGCGGCTACCAGGCGCTGAAGACCGCGCTCGGGATGACGCCCGAGGCGATCGTCGACACGGTCAAGAAGTCGGGACTGCGTGGCCGCGGCGGCGCCGGCTTCCCGACCGGCCTGAAGTGGTCCTTCGTCCCCAAGGACAACCCGAAGCCGAAGTACCTGTGCGTCAACGCCGACGAGAGTGAGCCGGGCACCTTCAAGGATCACGTGCTGCTCGAGCGCAATCCGCACCTGCTGTTCGAGGGTTGCGTGATCGCGTGCCGCGCCATCGGCGCGAGGACCTGCTACATCTACATCCGGGGCGAGTTCTACCACCTGCAGAAGCAGATGGAGGCCGAACTCGCCAAGGCGCGCCAGGCCGGCTACGTCGGCAAGAACATCCTCGGCTCTGGCGAGGACTGCGACATCTGGATCCATCGCGGCGCCGGCGCCTACGAGGCCGGTGAGGAAACCGCGCTCATCGAGTCGCTCGAAGGCAAGCGCGCGCAGCCGCGCCTCAAGCCGCCCTTCCCGGCCGTCGTCGGCCTCTACGGCTGCCCGACCGTGGTCAACAACGTCGAGACGATCTGCAACGTGCCCCTGATCATCGAGAAGGGCCACGAGTGGTTCGCTGGCATCGGCCCCGACAAGAACACCGGCCCGAAGCTGTTCTGCGTCAGCGGCCACGTGAAGAAGCCCGGCGTCTACGAGGCGCCGATGGACACCACGCTGCGGCAGCTGATTTACGACTACGCCGGCGGCATCCGCGGCGATCGTCAGCTCAAGGCGGTCATCCCCGGTGGTTCCTCGACGCCCGTCCTGATGCCCGACAAGCTCGACACCCACCTGAGCTTCGACGGCATGGTGGCGGCGGGCTCGATGCTCGGCTCCGCGGCGATCATCGTCATGGACGAGACCACCAGCATGGTCTGGGTGGCCAAGAACCTGACCCACTTCTACAAGCACGAGTCCTGCGGCAAGTGCACGCCGTGCCGTGAAGGGGTGGACTGGCTGTACAAGATCCTCGACAAGATCGAGCGGGGTGACGGCGAGCCGCGGGACGTGGAGCTGCTGCTCAGCGTGTGCGACAACATCGGCGGCAAGACCCTGTGTCCCTTCGGTGACGCCGAGATCGCCCCGGTGCTGAGCACCATCCAGCATTTCCGCGGCGAGTACGAGACCTACATCCGGACGGGCGAGTCGCCCGTGCAGAGCGACTTCCGCGCGGCCGAGCCCGTCAGCGCGCACTAA
- the nuoE gene encoding NADH-quinone oxidoreductase subunit NuoE yields MSFHPQMPYGEGWHKSERFIPEAGADFAFTPEHRAQLEELCTHYPPERRKSAVISALYMVQAQQGHITGNAMRHVAEVIGCTPADVEDVVTYYVMFFTKPVGTYVLQVCRTLSCALNGAEKVTAELCKHLHVKPNETTADGMFTVMEFECLGACDRAPVIMVNNEHWAECQGPGDVATLVDGLRAKGLASLNGCHLVKERA; encoded by the coding sequence ATGAGTTTCCACCCGCAGATGCCCTACGGTGAGGGCTGGCACAAGAGTGAACGCTTCATCCCGGAAGCAGGGGCGGACTTCGCGTTCACGCCGGAACATCGCGCCCAGCTCGAGGAGCTGTGTACGCACTACCCGCCTGAGCGCCGCAAGTCCGCTGTGATCTCCGCGCTCTACATGGTGCAGGCGCAGCAGGGCCACATCACCGGCAATGCGATGCGGCACGTCGCCGAGGTGATCGGCTGCACGCCGGCTGACGTCGAGGACGTGGTCACCTACTACGTGATGTTCTTCACGAAGCCGGTCGGCACCTACGTGCTGCAGGTGTGCCGCACGTTGTCGTGTGCGCTCAACGGCGCGGAGAAGGTCACCGCCGAGTTGTGCAAGCACCTGCACGTGAAGCCGAACGAGACCACCGCCGACGGCATGTTCACGGTGATGGAGTTCGAGTGCCTCGGGGCCTGTGACCGGGCGCCCGTGATCATGGTGAACAACGAGCACTGGGCCGAGTGCCAGGGACCGGGCGACGTCGCGACCCTGGTCGACGGGCTGCGCGCGAAGGGTCTTGCTTCGCTGAATGGCTGCCATCTCGTGAAGGAGCGCGCCTGA
- the nuoD gene encoding NADH dehydrogenase (quinone) subunit D, producing the protein MAEIRTETMTVNMGPQHPATHGVLRLVIELDGEQIVSAQPTIGYLHTGIEKTAEQKKWQQIVPLVERMDYLGPQSNALAYVLSVEKLLGIEVPERVQEIRVLIAELQRISSHLVWLGTHGMEIGAITMMMYCFRERELLLNINEMLAGFRLFPSYLRVGGLREDLPSGFHDAVNAFLDRFPGKMDEYEGMLTKNSIWLGRTKGVGILTRQDVLDWGLLGPIARGSGVKYDVRRAFPYLTYATYDFEVPTQQVGDVYARYLTRVAEMRESWRICKQAIARITPTGAWGVDDPRIVPPPKDKVYSEMEALIQHFLIYSQGFTVPAGEAYVPIEGPRGEQGFYVVSDGANRPVRVKSRPPTFLALQALPKLIAGGLIADVIAIIGSVDVVMGDSDR; encoded by the coding sequence ATGGCTGAAATCCGCACTGAAACGATGACGGTGAACATGGGGCCGCAGCACCCCGCCACGCATGGCGTGCTGCGCCTCGTCATCGAACTCGATGGCGAACAGATCGTGAGCGCCCAGCCCACGATCGGCTACCTGCATACGGGCATCGAGAAGACGGCCGAACAGAAGAAGTGGCAGCAGATAGTGCCGCTCGTCGAGCGCATGGACTACCTCGGGCCACAGTCCAATGCCCTGGCCTACGTGCTGTCGGTGGAGAAGCTGCTGGGCATCGAGGTACCCGAGCGCGTGCAGGAGATCCGCGTGCTCATCGCGGAACTGCAGCGCATCTCGAGTCACCTGGTGTGGCTCGGCACCCACGGGATGGAAATCGGCGCCATCACGATGATGATGTACTGCTTCCGCGAGCGGGAGTTGCTGCTCAACATCAACGAGATGCTGGCAGGCTTCCGCCTGTTTCCGAGCTACCTCCGCGTCGGCGGACTCCGCGAGGACCTGCCGAGCGGCTTCCACGACGCCGTCAACGCCTTCCTCGACCGCTTCCCCGGGAAGATGGACGAGTACGAGGGCATGCTGACGAAGAACTCGATCTGGCTCGGCCGGACGAAGGGCGTCGGCATCCTGACCAGGCAGGACGTGCTCGACTGGGGCCTGCTCGGCCCGATTGCGCGCGGTTCCGGCGTGAAGTACGACGTGCGCAGGGCGTTTCCGTATCTCACCTACGCGACCTACGACTTCGAGGTGCCGACGCAGCAGGTCGGCGACGTCTACGCGCGCTACCTGACCCGCGTCGCCGAGATGCGCGAGAGCTGGCGGATCTGCAAGCAGGCCATCGCGAGGATCACCCCGACAGGCGCCTGGGGCGTGGACGACCCGCGCATCGTGCCGCCGCCCAAGGACAAGGTCTATTCGGAGATGGAAGCGCTCATCCAGCACTTCCTGATCTACTCGCAGGGTTTCACCGTGCCCGCAGGCGAGGCGTACGTGCCCATCGAGGGCCCGCGCGGCGAGCAGGGCTTCTACGTGGTGTCGGACGGCGCCAACCGTCCCGTACGCGTCAAGTCGCGCCCGCCGACGTTTCTGGCGCTGCAGGCCTTGCCCAAGCTGATTGCCGGCGGCCTGATTGCCGACGTGATCGCGATAATCGGGTCGGTCGACGTCGTGATGGGAGATTCGGATCGATGA
- a CDS encoding NADH-quinone oxidoreductase subunit C, translating into MDIATRLEALRQVLPDVVIEEVPSVDQPAIAVPAEAIERVARQLREHPSLQFQVLAELTAADYWPREPRFEVVYHFVSMGAEALGSGAPPPQRLRVKVRIGGEAPMMPTIVRIYPNANWYEREVFDLFGVAFDGHPDLRRILMPEDWEGYPARKDYPVQIHKAVDIGQALQVTEEEFVRNIERQKRAAGVSAGFDVQ; encoded by the coding sequence ATGGACATCGCGACCCGATTGGAGGCGCTGCGGCAGGTCCTGCCGGACGTGGTGATCGAAGAGGTGCCATCGGTCGATCAGCCCGCCATCGCCGTACCGGCCGAGGCGATCGAGCGTGTGGCGCGCCAGTTGCGTGAGCATCCGTCGCTGCAGTTCCAGGTACTGGCCGAATTGACGGCGGCGGATTACTGGCCGCGGGAGCCTCGATTCGAGGTGGTCTACCACTTCGTCTCGATGGGCGCCGAGGCGCTCGGCTCCGGCGCGCCGCCGCCGCAGCGCCTACGCGTCAAGGTCCGCATCGGCGGCGAAGCGCCGATGATGCCGACGATCGTCCGCATCTATCCGAATGCCAACTGGTACGAGCGCGAAGTGTTCGACCTCTTCGGCGTGGCTTTCGACGGCCATCCAGACCTGCGGCGCATCCTGATGCCCGAGGACTGGGAGGGCTACCCCGCGCGCAAGGACTATCCGGTGCAGATCCACAAGGCGGTCGACATCGGACAGGCGTTGCAGGTGACCGAAGAGGAGTTCGTGCGCAACATCGAGCGGCAGAAGCGCGCCGCCGGGGTGAGCGCGGGCTTCGACGTGCAATGA
- a CDS encoding NADH-quinone oxidoreductase subunit B has protein sequence MADIEIPVLTTTVDKLVGWARRSAIWPVSFGLACCAIEMMAMAANRYDVARFGAEVFRGSPRQADLMIVAGRLSRKMAPALRRVYDQMPEPKWVISMGACASVGGIFDNYAIVQGVDQVVPVDVFVPGCPPRPESLIYGIVQLQRKMARTPQPLMNWG, from the coding sequence ATGGCTGACATAGAGATTCCGGTACTGACCACGACGGTCGACAAGCTGGTGGGCTGGGCCCGCCGCTCGGCGATCTGGCCGGTCTCGTTCGGCTTGGCCTGCTGCGCCATCGAGATGATGGCGATGGCGGCCAACCGCTACGACGTCGCGCGCTTCGGCGCGGAGGTCTTTCGAGGGTCGCCGCGCCAGGCCGACCTGATGATCGTCGCCGGCCGCCTGTCGCGAAAGATGGCGCCGGCCCTGCGCCGCGTGTACGACCAGATGCCCGAGCCCAAGTGGGTGATCTCCATGGGCGCGTGCGCGTCGGTCGGCGGCATCTTCGACAACTACGCGATCGTCCAGGGCGTCGACCAGGTCGTCCCGGTGGACGTGTTCGTGCCCGGGTGCCCGCCACGGCCCGAGTCGCTGATCTACGGGATCGTCCAACTGCAGCGGAAGATGGCGCGCACGCCACAGCCGCTGATGAACTGGGGCTGA
- a CDS encoding NADH-quinone oxidoreductase subunit A, with translation MDGWLPILLLMAFGFSFAAGNVFLSQFLGPRNPTAEKLAPYECGMPPVGDARERMSVRFYLVAMIFLLFDIEVAFLYPWAVALRELRWTGFVQILVFFLILLSGYAYVWRKGALDWNTQD, from the coding sequence ATGGACGGCTGGCTTCCCATTCTGCTGCTGATGGCCTTCGGCTTCTCCTTCGCCGCGGGCAACGTGTTCCTGTCGCAGTTCCTGGGGCCGCGCAATCCGACGGCCGAGAAACTGGCGCCCTACGAATGCGGTATGCCGCCGGTGGGCGATGCGCGCGAGCGCATGTCGGTCCGTTTCTACCTGGTGGCGATGATTTTCCTGTTGTTCGACATCGAGGTGGCCTTCCTGTACCCCTGGGCCGTGGCGCTGCGCGAGCTGCGCTGGACCGGGTTCGTGCAGATCCTCGTGTTCTTCCTGATCCTCCTCTCCGGGTACGCCTACGTCTGGCGGAAGGGTGCCCTGGACTGGAATACCCAGGATTGA
- a CDS encoding glycosyltransferase family 4 protein has product MRVAWFSPLPPVHSGIAAYSVDVLAGLRERHQLDLYVDDPVWHAAGGRLHAGAGPGIAPQAGPFDLPLYRAFDFPVQQDRAPYDLIVYQLGNAACHRFMWPYLLRWPGLVVLHDAALHHARAQALLADRRADDYRAEFRFNHPGIDPRVADFVVAGLQGSPYYLWPMLRLVLERARAVVVHSDPVRQALAEEFPEAPLTTVSMGVPDPWENADRRTPNAEVPGTGYRVPGTGEIADRQTPDADGTRDLPGRSPTVEQARRLQQGNAERRTPNADAPGTGYRVPGTGDIADRQTPDADGTRDLPGRSLTVEQARRLQQGNAERRTPNAEAPGTGFRAPGTGENVERGTLNAEGPGTGNRAPGAGRTSYAEEQAATPHFRLPPPDVEAKAEGRLPKADLVLAAFGVITPEKRILPILRALAVIRDEAPHVRLRLVGEIGEHYALWQDVARTGTRDLIEVTGYVDDEQLAAELRGADVCLCLRWPTARETSASWLRCLAAGKPTVVPDQLSIVDVPTIDPRHWQLKHDRSDAASVFQPPDASRAVAVSVELADEEAMIRQALRRLVADSDLRRSLGERARAWWEAHHTLARMQRDYTRVMEWAAGLPLPEWPADAPPHLHPDPAERARRMAAPFGVEVDILR; this is encoded by the coding sequence ATGCGTGTCGCCTGGTTCTCGCCGTTGCCGCCCGTCCATTCGGGCATCGCGGCCTACAGCGTGGATGTGCTCGCCGGCTTACGCGAGCGACACCAGCTGGACCTGTACGTGGATGACCCGGTCTGGCACGCCGCCGGCGGACGCCTGCACGCGGGCGCCGGGCCCGGCATCGCCCCGCAGGCCGGACCCTTCGACCTGCCTCTCTACCGGGCCTTCGACTTCCCCGTCCAGCAGGATCGCGCGCCGTACGACCTCATCGTCTATCAGCTCGGCAACGCCGCGTGCCACCGCTTCATGTGGCCGTACCTGCTGCGCTGGCCCGGACTCGTCGTGCTGCACGATGCGGCCCTCCATCACGCCCGGGCACAAGCGCTGCTCGCCGATCGCCGCGCCGACGACTATCGCGCCGAGTTCCGTTTCAACCACCCGGGCATCGACCCGCGCGTCGCCGATTTCGTCGTCGCAGGCCTGCAGGGGTCGCCTTACTACCTGTGGCCGATGCTGCGCCTCGTCCTGGAGCGGGCCCGCGCCGTGGTGGTGCACAGCGACCCAGTGCGCCAGGCCCTCGCCGAGGAATTCCCGGAAGCGCCTCTCACGACGGTATCGATGGGGGTGCCGGACCCTTGGGAGAACGCCGACCGCCGAACGCCGAACGCTGAAGTACCGGGTACCGGGTACCGGGTACCGGGTACCGGGGAAATCGCCGACCGTCAAACGCCGGACGCTGACGGCACGCGCGATCTGCCGGGAAGATCACCGACCGTCGAGCAAGCTCGACGGCTACAGCAGGGGAACGCCGAACGCCGAACGCCGAACGCTGACGCACCGGGTACCGGGTACCGGGTACCGGGTACCGGGGATATCGCCGACCGTCAAACGCCGGACGCTGACGGCACGCGCGATCTGCCGGGAAGATCACTGACCGTCGAGCAAGCTCGACGGCTACAGCAAGGGAACGCCGAACGCCGAACGCCGAACGCTGAAGCACCGGGCACCGGGTTCCGGGCACCGGGCACCGGGGAGAACGTCGAACGTGGAACGCTGAACGCTGAAGGGCCGGGAACCGGGAATCGGGCACCGGGAGCCGGGCGTACGTCGTACGCCGAGGAGCAGGCGGCGACTCCCCACTTCCGACTCCCGCCCCCCGACGTTGAAGCGAAGGCCGAAGGCCGACTGCCGAAGGCCGACCTGGTTCTGGCGGCGTTTGGCGTGATCACGCCTGAAAAGCGCATCCTGCCGATTCTTCGGGCACTGGCTGTCATCCGGGACGAGGCGCCGCACGTGCGGCTGAGGCTGGTCGGCGAGATTGGCGAGCACTATGCCCTGTGGCAGGACGTGGCACGCACCGGGACACGCGACCTGATCGAGGTGACCGGCTACGTGGACGACGAGCAGCTCGCGGCAGAACTCCGGGGCGCGGATGTGTGCCTCTGCCTGCGCTGGCCCACGGCACGGGAGACGTCGGCCTCCTGGCTGCGCTGCCTGGCGGCCGGCAAGCCGACCGTCGTGCCCGACCAGCTCAGCATTGTCGATGTCCCGACGATCGACCCGCGCCACTGGCAGTTGAAACACGACCGTTCGGACGCCGCGTCCGTGTTCCAACCGCCGGACGCGTCCCGCGCCGTCGCGGTATCGGTCGAATTGGCCGACGAAGAAGCGATGATCCGCCAGGCCCTGCGCCGCCTCGTCGCCGACAGCGATCTGCGCCGTTCGCTCGGCGAGCGTGCCCGAGCGTGGTGGGAGGCCCACCACACGCTCGCCCGGATGCAGCGGGACTACACGCGTGTGATGGAGTGGGCCGCGGGTCTCCCGCTCCCCGAGTGGCCGGCCGACGCGCCCCCGCATCTGCACCCGGATCCGGCGGAGAGGGCCCGGCGCATGGCGGCGCCGTTCGGCGTGGAAGTTGATATTCTTCGGTGA